The nucleotide sequence TCGGGCAGGCGCGGATCGTGGGTGAGGGTGCGCCCGTCCTTGAGGTAGACGATCTGCAGGCGCGCCGGCGCTCGCCCGCGCAGGCGCCAGAGCACCAGGGCGTAGAAGCGCATCTGGAACAGCGCCTCCTCCTGGAAGCGCGGGCCGGGGGAGCGGCCGGTCTTGTAGTCGACCACGCGCATAGCGCCGTCGGGGGCTACGTCCAGGCGGTCGACGAAGCCGCGCAGCAGCAGCCCGTCGCGCGTCTCGGTCTGCACGAACAGCTCACGCTCCGCAGGCTCCAGCCGCTTGGGGTTCTCCAGGTGGAAGTAGGCACTTATCAGCGTGCGCGCCTCATCCAGCCAGGGGGCAACCGCAGCGGAGTCCGGGAACAGGCCCATGACCTCGGGATGCTTCTCCCGGTGGGTCTGCCACTGCCCCGGCAGCATGTCCAGGGCGGCCTCGCGGGTGCGGTCGCGTGCCGGCAGATCGTACAGGCGCTCCAGGATCGCGTGTACGAGCGTGCCCTTGTGTGTGGCAAGGGAGCCGGGCTCAGGGAGGCGGTCGACGGTGCGCAGGCGGAACAGCAGTGGGCACTGCATGAAGTCCTTGGCCCGCGACGGCGACAACGCGGTACGTCCCGAGCCGCGGCGACCACCACCGCCGGGTCCTGTGGGGCGCGCACCGGCGGCTGGTGCTGCGGCTGCTGTCGCGGCCGGAAGGTCTGGTTGCTCAGTCACGGTGTGAACCTACCGCGGCCCGGTGACATGAACGGCAAAGCCCGGTTCGGCTGTCCACAGGCCGGTGGCACAGCCCCTGCGGATACGCCGCCTGTGGATGGCGGAGAAACCTGCCTGCGATCCCCCTATTGACAGGACAATAGTGGCGTCCTAGGCTTCAGATCACTGAATCGTCTACGCAAGGGAGCGGTCATGGGCGAGGTGGTGCTGGAGGCGCGCGGGATTGACAAGTCCTTCGCCGGCATCAAGGTCCTTGATGATGTCTGCCTGGATGTGCGCAGCGGCGAGGTGCATGCCCTCATGGGGGAGAACGGCGCGGGCAAGTCCACGCTCATGCGGATCCTCATCGGCGTCCTGCATGCCGACGCCGGGGAAGTCCTGATCGGTGGTCGGCCTGTCCGGATCGGGTCCGTGCGCGAGGCGATGGACCTCGGTATCGCGATGATTCACCAGGAGCTCAACCCGGTGCTGGACATGCGCGTGTACGAGAACATCTTCATCGGCCGCGAGCCGCGGGGGCGCCTTGGGCTCGCCGACCTGGGCCGGATGCGTCGGGAGGCCGCCGAGCTGCTGGATGCCATGGGCGTGAAGCTGTCCGTGGACGCCTATATGCGCGACCTGTCAGTCGCGCAGTGCCAGCAGGTGGAGATCGCCAAGGCGCTGTCCGTGGACGCGCGCATCGTCATCATGGATGAGCCC is from Actinomyces sp. 432 and encodes:
- a CDS encoding RecB family exonuclease, coding for MSPSRAKDFMQCPLLFRLRTVDRLPEPGSLATHKGTLVHAILERLYDLPARDRTREAALDMLPGQWQTHREKHPEVMGLFPDSAAVAPWLDEARTLISAYFHLENPKRLEPAERELFVQTETRDGLLLRGFVDRLDVAPDGAMRVVDYKTGRSPGPRFQEEALFQMRFYALVLWRLRGRAPARLQIVYLKDGRTLTHDPRLPELEATETKLAHIWDEVEDCAAAGEFAPRRSRLCDWCAYQAQCPLFGGTTPELPADGVARLLTARRSPGG